In one Chitinophaga sancti genomic region, the following are encoded:
- a CDS encoding family 16 glycoside hydrolase, translated as MNNIKLSIALLLVAFSPAIAQQKSKLVPENRTISALKEKAGVHLSAAEGSGIAWVKDVTFTNGTIEIDLRGKNVKQGSFIGVAFHGISKDDCEAVYFRPFNFVATDSLASMHMVQYVQDTLYGWERLRDEHPGVYENKLATPPDPNNWFHVKVVVEGTSIKAYVNNTLCLSVTSLNKKNTGKLGLWVGNGSDGDFANLKIKHN; from the coding sequence ATGAACAATATCAAATTGAGCATTGCTTTGTTACTTGTTGCTTTTAGCCCTGCCATTGCACAACAAAAGAGTAAGCTGGTTCCGGAAAACAGAACTATTTCTGCATTAAAAGAAAAGGCTGGTGTACACCTTTCTGCGGCCGAAGGATCAGGTATTGCCTGGGTAAAAGATGTCACATTTACAAATGGAACCATTGAAATAGATCTGAGAGGGAAAAATGTAAAACAAGGTTCTTTTATTGGTGTCGCTTTTCATGGTATATCAAAGGATGATTGTGAAGCCGTTTACTTCCGTCCTTTTAATTTTGTAGCTACAGATAGCCTGGCCAGTATGCACATGGTGCAATATGTGCAGGATACATTATATGGATGGGAGCGATTGAGGGATGAGCACCCCGGTGTGTATGAAAATAAACTGGCAACCCCTCCTGACCCTAATAACTGGTTTCATGTGAAGGTGGTGGTAGAAGGTACATCTATCAAAGCTTATGTGAATAACACCCTTTGTCTCTCCGTCACCTCATTGAATAAAAAGAATACCGGTAAGCTTGGCCTCTGGGTCGGCAATGGCTCCGACGGTGATTTCGCCAACTTAAAAATCAAACATAATTAA